A genomic region of Polyangiaceae bacterium contains the following coding sequences:
- a CDS encoding FKBP-type peptidyl-prolyl cis-trans isomerase: MAPRKLSSFTTALAFALAATWGCEQKVPEPAPEPRAAVQKEPEKPEPADLIKEDVQVGTGAECKEGDKVKVHYTGRLLKTNYMFDSSVGKTPFEFTLGKGEVIKGWDQGVVGMKVGGKRKLTIPSKLGYGDNGSAPKIPGKATLVFDVELLEIVAPPTETKDGDKAKAGSDKRRGGGRGGGGGGAPGGGGGGGAYFERCRPTIRGAQQMIPQVVTAKRLGEDLPKLHGRTDTGTHLGDAAAWQ, translated from the coding sequence ATGGCCCCTCGCAAGCTCTCTTCATTCACGACCGCCCTCGCCTTTGCCCTCGCCGCCACGTGGGGATGTGAACAGAAGGTCCCCGAGCCGGCGCCAGAGCCTCGCGCTGCCGTCCAAAAAGAACCCGAAAAGCCCGAACCGGCAGACCTCATCAAGGAAGACGTTCAAGTGGGCACGGGCGCCGAGTGCAAAGAAGGCGACAAGGTCAAAGTGCACTACACGGGCAGGTTGCTCAAGACGAACTACATGTTCGATAGTTCGGTTGGAAAAACCCCCTTCGAGTTCACGCTTGGCAAGGGCGAAGTGATCAAGGGCTGGGATCAAGGCGTCGTCGGCATGAAGGTCGGCGGCAAACGCAAGCTCACGATCCCGTCGAAGCTCGGGTACGGCGACAACGGCAGCGCCCCGAAGATCCCCGGCAAAGCAACGCTCGTGTTCGACGTCGAGCTGCTCGAAATCGTTGCTCCTCCAACGGAAACAAAGGACGGCGACAAGGCCAAGGCTGGGTCGGACAAACGGAGGGGGGGGGGGAGGGGGGGGGGGGGGGGGGGGGCCCCGGGGGGGGGGGGGGGGGGGGGGGCGTATTTCGAGCGATGTCGACCGACGATTCGGGGCGCGCAGCAGATGATTCCGCAGGTTGTCACCGCCAAACGACTTGGCGAAGATCTTCCCAAACTTCACGGGCGTACTGATACCGGTACGCATCTCGGCGACGCAGCAGCTTGGCAATGA
- a CDS encoding small, acid-soluble spore protein, alpha/beta type, protein MAQQQKNQPQQEEKGQMTVEEAGRMGGQRVRELVEEGKEAEGGGQSGSSSGSSGRGQQGGGQNR, encoded by the coding sequence ATGGCCCAGCAGCAAAAGAATCAACCGCAGCAGGAAGAGAAAGGTCAGATGACCGTGGAAGAGGCGGGGCGCATGGGCGGCCAGCGCGTGAGGGAGCTCGTCGAGGAGGGCAAGGAGGCCGAAGGAGGAGGCCAAAGCGGCAGCTCGTCTGGCTCTTCTGGGCGCGGTCAGCAGGGCGGCGGGCAAAATCGCTGA
- a CDS encoding protein kinase, giving the protein MRPQVGQVINNKYRLVRVIGDGGMGSVYEARHEVLGTTVALKFLHPELSRRSGLVQRFLQEARVSAQIQSPHVVRVSDVDQMPNGQPFIVMEYLEGKTLQTLYEELYNAGQRLSYGDALEYACQMLDGVEAAHRAGVVHRDLKPDNVMLTKGPKGEPLLKLLDFGIAKLKVTGELDRGLTRPGVIMGTPEYMAPEQAYSADAVDVRADIFSLGVIIFEMLAGRRPVGGDEPHQIASSYLSGQIAQLTDLAPHVPPDLAQVVHRAMGPKPPDRYNTLAEFRAALHPFAAAAQAPSAGAAPATPPPAAVAAYEPNNSTTVPPTGQNSPIPKTLPPGDEAVPPGAVAAGVTPAQSSPPAQVATPLGGFEARPPGGSGTSLGAPLQMVEQDATKPSPPLAAAFDATPRPGGTAVGVSLDAGNAGGYPTPQGAYGQTPAHVQQGWQPQGAYGQTPGYAQPPGYASPGQTTGKQRGGGAGIAVMLLIALGVTGVVMGGVYMSQRLSRTDEGTDIVATAPPPPTTVAADTPTAAQTQVTGALTPSPPPPPPPPVYTPPPSQPQTNTPKPTGTTTAQPSATTTASTPQTIPNPFGTGPLTFPSSLPPGIPLPPFLGGGQPTTTTTTTPRTPPTAPTSTTPAPTSTPTTSTRPRIRIPIPGRP; this is encoded by the coding sequence ATGCGCCCTCAGGTCGGCCAGGTCATCAACAACAAGTACCGGCTCGTCCGCGTCATCGGCGATGGCGGGATGGGAAGCGTGTACGAGGCGCGTCACGAGGTGCTTGGCACCACGGTGGCGCTGAAGTTTCTCCACCCCGAGCTTTCGCGACGCTCTGGCCTGGTACAGCGCTTCCTGCAAGAAGCGCGCGTGTCGGCGCAGATCCAAAGCCCGCATGTGGTGCGCGTCAGCGACGTGGACCAGATGCCGAACGGGCAACCGTTCATCGTGATGGAGTACCTGGAGGGCAAGACGCTCCAGACGCTCTACGAAGAGCTCTACAACGCAGGTCAGCGGCTCTCGTATGGCGATGCGCTCGAGTACGCGTGCCAGATGCTCGACGGCGTGGAAGCTGCGCATCGAGCAGGGGTCGTTCATCGCGATCTGAAGCCCGACAACGTGATGCTCACCAAAGGGCCGAAGGGCGAGCCGCTCCTGAAGCTGCTCGACTTCGGCATCGCGAAGTTGAAGGTGACGGGCGAGCTCGATCGAGGGCTCACGCGGCCCGGCGTGATCATGGGAACGCCTGAGTACATGGCGCCCGAGCAGGCGTATTCGGCGGATGCGGTGGATGTTCGCGCCGACATTTTCTCGCTCGGCGTGATCATCTTCGAGATGCTCGCGGGCCGGCGCCCCGTTGGCGGCGACGAACCGCATCAAATTGCTTCGTCGTACTTGTCGGGACAAATCGCACAACTCACGGACTTGGCGCCGCACGTGCCGCCCGATCTCGCGCAGGTCGTGCATCGAGCGATGGGTCCGAAACCGCCCGATCGCTACAACACGCTGGCAGAGTTTCGTGCAGCGCTGCATCCGTTTGCCGCGGCTGCGCAGGCACCATCCGCAGGGGCCGCGCCAGCAACGCCGCCGCCTGCCGCGGTCGCCGCGTACGAGCCGAACAACTCCACGACCGTTCCGCCAACGGGACAAAACTCGCCGATTCCAAAGACGTTGCCGCCTGGCGACGAAGCCGTGCCTCCAGGCGCGGTTGCTGCTGGCGTAACGCCTGCGCAATCGAGTCCTCCTGCGCAGGTCGCAACGCCGCTCGGTGGTTTCGAAGCGCGGCCACCAGGGGGGAGCGGGACGTCGCTGGGCGCACCGCTTCAGATGGTCGAACAGGACGCGACGAAACCGTCACCACCGCTGGCTGCCGCGTTCGACGCAACTCCGCGGCCCGGTGGAACTGCGGTGGGCGTGTCGCTCGATGCAGGCAATGCAGGCGGGTACCCCACGCCGCAAGGTGCGTACGGACAAACACCCGCGCATGTGCAGCAAGGCTGGCAGCCGCAAGGTGCGTACGGACAAACGCCCGGGTACGCGCAGCCTCCTGGTTATGCGTCGCCGGGACAAACCACGGGCAAGCAACGCGGAGGCGGTGCAGGCATCGCCGTGATGCTGCTCATCGCGCTGGGCGTGACCGGCGTGGTCATGGGTGGCGTGTACATGTCGCAGCGGCTATCGCGCACGGACGAAGGCACGGATATCGTGGCAACGGCTCCGCCGCCGCCAACGACGGTGGCAGCCGATACGCCGACAGCAGCGCAGACCCAGGTCACCGGCGCGCTCACGCCGTCACCACCGCCGCCGCCACCTCCTCCGGTGTACACGCCGCCGCCAAGCCAACCACAGACCAACACGCCAAAGCCGACGGGAACGACGACAGCTCAGCCTTCCGCGACGACGACGGCATCGACGCCGCAGACGATTCCAAATCCGTTCGGAACCGGACCACTTACGTTCCCGTCGTCGTTGCCACCGGGCATCCCGCTGCCGCCGTTCCTCGGCGGAGGCCAGCCGACGACGACCACGACCACGACACCGCGTACTCCACCGACGGCGCCGACATCGACAACACCGGCACCGACATCGACACCGACCACGTCGACTCGTCCTCGCATTCGGATTCCCATACCGGGCAGGCCCTAG
- a CDS encoding ketoacyl-ACP synthase III — translation MRSAILGVGHYVPSKIVTNDDLARLMPTSDEWIQQRTGIKQRRYVEHGGIGSSDLAVPASKMALERAGLEAKDIDMIIFATLSPDVFFPGSGCFLADKLGLPGIPALDVRNQCSGFLYSLSVADAFIRVGTYRHVLVVGAEVHSTGLDFSERGRDVTVLFGDGAGAAVVGRSPSDDRGIMSVHLHADGSGAKDLWTVAPASAQEVRFSREQIDRGEHFPKMNGKQVFRWATEKMPEVSREALASAGIDTDKIDLFVPHQANMRINQYVADKLGLSPDKVVHNIERYGNTTAATIPIGLSESVADGRIKEGSTVLMAAFGSGFTWGAAVLRW, via the coding sequence ATGCGTTCAGCGATCCTCGGAGTTGGCCACTACGTTCCATCCAAAATCGTTACGAATGATGACCTCGCTCGGCTCATGCCAACGAGCGACGAATGGATTCAGCAGCGGACTGGCATCAAACAGCGACGATACGTCGAACACGGCGGAATCGGCTCGAGTGACCTCGCCGTTCCCGCGTCGAAAATGGCTCTCGAGCGCGCCGGCCTCGAGGCCAAAGACATCGACATGATCATCTTCGCGACCTTGAGCCCGGACGTCTTCTTTCCGGGATCGGGTTGCTTCCTCGCTGACAAACTCGGTTTGCCCGGCATTCCCGCGCTGGACGTGCGTAACCAATGCTCCGGCTTTCTGTACTCGCTCAGCGTTGCCGATGCGTTCATTCGGGTCGGCACCTATAGGCACGTCCTCGTCGTAGGCGCAGAAGTGCATTCGACAGGTCTCGACTTCAGCGAGCGTGGCCGCGATGTCACGGTGCTTTTCGGCGACGGTGCTGGAGCGGCCGTCGTTGGAAGGAGCCCGTCTGATGACCGGGGCATCATGTCGGTTCACCTGCATGCCGATGGTTCGGGCGCGAAGGACTTGTGGACGGTTGCTCCAGCCTCCGCTCAAGAAGTTCGCTTTTCACGCGAACAGATCGACCGCGGCGAACACTTTCCGAAGATGAACGGCAAGCAGGTCTTCCGATGGGCGACCGAAAAAATGCCCGAAGTCAGCCGCGAAGCGCTCGCGTCGGCCGGCATCGACACCGACAAGATCGACCTCTTCGTCCCGCATCAAGCCAACATGCGCATCAATCAATACGTCGCCGACAAGCTCGGTTTGTCGCCGGACAAGGTCGTGCACAACATCGAGCGATACGGCAACACCACCGCGGCGACGATCCCCATCGGTTTGTCCGAGTCCGTGGCCGATGGTCGCATCAAAGAAGGCTCGACCGTGCTCATGGCCGCATTCGGCAGCGGTTTTACCTGGGGCGCCGCCGTCCTGCGTTGGTGA
- a CDS encoding sel1 repeat family protein, with protein sequence MATLIVATTGCGAASGTSRPASNVGASEEPKAAADPPANPAPLPFRLPCGDSDFDGCTKGCDDGVTEDCVTLGAIYYEGKGIEANPARGIELFRGACTQDSARACIKLADLYHAAVLADDPAAEAVFYGRACEAGANRGCLGAGRAYLEGRGVERSPTYASKYFARVCDRGNAESCLELAKLYDRGEGVKKDQTRAMALYTKACQLGLGEACVTADPKGEVDAAPPRE encoded by the coding sequence ATGGCAACCCTGATCGTCGCCACGACTGGATGCGGTGCAGCATCGGGAACCAGTCGACCAGCATCCAACGTGGGCGCATCCGAAGAGCCCAAAGCAGCCGCTGATCCGCCTGCGAATCCCGCTCCATTGCCCTTTCGTCTTCCATGCGGCGACAGCGATTTCGACGGCTGCACAAAGGGTTGTGACGACGGCGTCACCGAAGATTGTGTGACCCTTGGCGCAATTTATTACGAGGGTAAAGGAATCGAAGCGAACCCCGCACGCGGCATCGAGCTCTTTCGTGGCGCATGCACCCAAGACAGCGCACGCGCATGCATCAAGCTCGCGGACCTCTATCACGCTGCCGTGCTTGCCGACGATCCTGCCGCTGAAGCGGTGTTTTACGGCCGAGCTTGTGAAGCAGGCGCAAACCGCGGCTGCTTGGGCGCCGGCCGCGCCTACTTGGAAGGACGTGGGGTCGAACGCAGCCCCACGTATGCATCGAAGTATTTCGCGCGCGTGTGCGACCGCGGCAATGCCGAATCGTGCCTCGAGCTAGCCAAGCTCTACGACCGGGGCGAAGGCGTGAAAAAGGACCAGACACGCGCGATGGCGCTTTACACGAAAGCCTGCCAGCTCGGTCTTGGCGAAGCTTGCGTCACCGCAGATCCAAAGGGCGAAGTCGACGCAGCACCGCCTCGGGAATGA
- the nadC gene encoding carboxylating nicotinate-nucleotide diphosphorylase, with product MILPSLIDAIVDRALEEDLSGGDLTGQTCIDESALATADAVCRKDVVSCGADVFRRVFARIDARCAVDELVPDGSRAKARTVLWRVHGPARAVLAGERTALNLVQRLTGIATLTRRYVDALPASSSTRITDTRKTTPGLRVLERYAVRLGGGHNHRNDLGSAVMIKDNHIVAAGGISKAVARARAYAPHTTRIEVEVDGLDQLEEAITAGADIVMLDNFSTDDCARAVERVRNLSPRPLLEASGGITLERVTELARAGVDVISVGALTHSAPAADIGLDFQT from the coding sequence ATGATCCTGCCTTCCCTCATCGACGCCATCGTCGATCGTGCCCTCGAAGAAGACCTCTCCGGCGGTGACCTCACCGGACAAACCTGCATCGACGAATCGGCACTCGCCACGGCCGATGCCGTTTGTCGCAAGGACGTCGTATCGTGCGGCGCCGACGTCTTCCGCCGCGTCTTTGCGCGCATCGATGCTCGCTGCGCCGTCGACGAGCTCGTCCCCGACGGCTCACGCGCGAAAGCTCGCACCGTGCTTTGGCGCGTTCACGGGCCTGCTCGAGCCGTGCTTGCCGGCGAACGCACCGCGCTCAACCTCGTGCAACGTTTGACGGGCATCGCGACGCTCACGCGGCGGTACGTCGATGCCTTGCCCGCGAGTTCGTCCACGCGCATCACCGACACACGCAAGACCACGCCAGGCTTGCGCGTGCTCGAGAGGTACGCCGTGCGTTTGGGCGGCGGGCACAACCATCGCAACGACCTCGGCAGCGCCGTGATGATCAAGGACAACCACATCGTCGCGGCTGGAGGCATCTCCAAGGCCGTTGCGCGCGCACGAGCGTACGCCCCGCACACGACGCGCATCGAAGTCGAAGTCGACGGGCTCGATCAGCTCGAAGAAGCCATCACCGCGGGCGCTGACATCGTGATGCTCGACAACTTCTCCACGGACGACTGTGCGCGAGCGGTCGAACGCGTCCGCAACCTGTCGCCCAGGCCACTTCTCGAAGCATCAGGCGGCATCACGCTCGAACGGGTAACCGAGCTTGCACGTGCGGGTGTCGATGTGATCAGCGTGGGAGCGCTCACGCACTCGGCGCCCGCTGCAGACATAGGGCTGGATTTTCAGACCTGA
- a CDS encoding serine/threonine protein kinase, with protein sequence MNWSHTGSHLIPFPVPGTTLTSARGTYVVGALIGDGQYGSVYECIGPFDQRYALKMLRPANKSYQAVRDEWSQELQRLERFRHPNIVYIHDAFEHNYLFYLALERCDTSLKALVGSPFPDLLLAEICRQLLMTLQYLHDSGVVHSDLHAGNVLISQIDRSPIVKLTDFGVAHQLQGSTRWFRPQVANPKILTPELVTAGYTTTQSDLYQFGLLMYQMHTGTPAIDVEVPYPEIARQISDGGPRKKAEALGTPVGNVIAKLLRRRDAYRYQYAREVWEDLRQVVWR encoded by the coding sequence GTGAACTGGTCCCATACCGGCTCGCACCTCATTCCGTTCCCGGTCCCAGGGACGACGCTGACGTCTGCCCGAGGCACGTACGTCGTTGGCGCGCTCATTGGCGATGGTCAGTACGGATCCGTGTACGAATGCATCGGCCCCTTCGACCAACGTTATGCGCTCAAAATGCTTCGTCCCGCGAACAAATCCTACCAGGCCGTGCGGGACGAATGGTCGCAGGAGCTCCAGCGTTTGGAGCGGTTTCGCCATCCAAACATCGTCTACATCCACGACGCGTTCGAGCACAATTACCTCTTTTATTTGGCGCTCGAACGATGTGACACGAGCCTCAAGGCGCTCGTAGGAAGCCCTTTTCCGGATCTGCTACTCGCAGAAATCTGCCGGCAGCTCTTGATGACGCTCCAGTACCTGCACGACAGCGGCGTCGTGCATTCGGACCTGCACGCGGGCAACGTGCTGATCTCGCAGATCGATCGTTCACCCATCGTGAAGCTCACCGACTTTGGCGTCGCGCATCAGCTCCAAGGCAGCACGCGTTGGTTCAGGCCGCAGGTCGCAAACCCCAAGATCCTCACGCCCGAGCTCGTCACGGCGGGCTACACGACGACCCAGAGCGATCTCTATCAATTCGGGCTCTTGATGTATCAGATGCACACGGGCACACCCGCCATCGACGTGGAGGTTCCGTATCCCGAGATCGCTCGGCAGATCTCCGATGGCGGTCCGCGCAAAAAGGCCGAAGCGCTTGGAACACCCGTGGGCAACGTCATTGCCAAGCTGCTGCGTCGCCGAGATGCGTACCGGTATCAGTACGCCCGTGAAGTTTGGGAAGATCTTCGCCAAGTCGTTTGGCGGTGA
- a CDS encoding GNAT family N-acetyltransferase, whose protein sequence is MASKVTRIDFTALSPAAQRRVFEQTARGWTRLYNTPVSDFEAYWFENKSRKTIIYLLRDDDDVCGMVTFKYYDVEYEGRRIVVVKTGVGTLPEARGSNFTARCIATQAVYHAIEHARDEVYVFSTLIHPVTYQIITSFLDTYYPFYDRAQDGELEKLASFLARHFGVQPSNRPEPYIFREARGVVESPTERAYWRQKTNPAVRFFVDKCPDYNAGECFIMVAPIQSRFMFVAFAKLVKMQIRRLTKRYVTNHERR, encoded by the coding sequence ATGGCCAGCAAAGTCACGCGAATTGATTTTACGGCACTTTCCCCAGCAGCTCAGCGAAGGGTGTTCGAACAAACCGCTCGCGGCTGGACGCGGCTCTACAACACACCCGTGAGCGATTTCGAGGCTTACTGGTTCGAGAACAAGTCACGCAAGACGATCATCTACCTGCTGCGCGACGACGACGACGTCTGCGGAATGGTCACGTTCAAATATTACGATGTCGAGTACGAGGGGCGGCGCATCGTCGTCGTCAAGACCGGGGTGGGGACCCTGCCCGAGGCCAGGGGGTCGAACTTCACGGCGCGCTGTATCGCCACGCAGGCGGTCTACCACGCCATCGAACACGCGCGCGACGAGGTCTACGTGTTCTCCACGCTGATCCACCCGGTCACCTATCAGATCATCACGAGTTTCCTCGATACCTACTATCCCTTCTACGATCGCGCGCAGGACGGCGAGCTCGAGAAGCTTGCGTCGTTTCTGGCCCGTCACTTTGGCGTGCAGCCGTCGAATCGGCCGGAACCGTACATCTTTCGGGAAGCTCGGGGCGTGGTGGAGAGCCCCACGGAACGGGCCTATTGGCGGCAAAAGACCAACCCCGCAGTCCGCTTTTTCGTCGACAAGTGCCCCGACTACAACGCCGGGGAATGCTTCATCATGGTGGCTCCAATCCAAAGCCGATTCATGTTCGTCGCCTTCGCCAAGCTGGTCAAAATGCAGATTCGTCGACTCACGAAGCGCTATGTCACGAATCATGAGCGGCGATGA
- a CDS encoding tellurite resistance TerB family protein, whose protein sequence is MSSPISLRSAHTLDEPKIEALIEIMYLAAYADGDFAPEERQHFVRSVQSLTDRKVTPEMLDKIVARLDAARRATGTAALIAGARATLGSPSACKVALSLAIGVIMADGKVTDSERAMMYEIGTALGVERSVTDQLLGDAQAV, encoded by the coding sequence ATGAGCAGCCCCATCTCCTTGCGGTCCGCGCATACACTCGATGAGCCCAAGATCGAGGCGCTCATTGAAATCATGTATCTCGCAGCGTACGCCGACGGCGACTTCGCTCCCGAGGAGCGGCAGCATTTCGTGCGCAGCGTCCAATCGCTGACGGATCGTAAAGTGACCCCCGAGATGCTCGACAAGATCGTGGCGCGTCTCGATGCCGCCCGTCGTGCAACGGGTACGGCTGCATTGATTGCCGGGGCGCGCGCCACGCTCGGGAGTCCCAGTGCATGCAAGGTCGCGTTGAGCCTGGCAATCGGGGTCATCATGGCCGATGGCAAGGTGACCGACTCCGAGCGCGCGATGATGTACGAAATCGGCACAGCCCTTGGCGTCGAACGTTCCGTTACGGACCAACTTCTGGGCGACGCTCAAGCGGTATGA